Below is a genomic region from Demequina sp..
CCTGCCCGGTGAGCGAAAACTGTGCGTGGCGAGCGGCGGGCTACCCAGCGTCGGGCCGCGTAGCGACCACCACCCAGGCCTGGCATGGCACCGATCGCCAGGTGCGCGGCCGCATCCTCGCCGTGCTGCGCGAGTCCAGTGAGCCGGTTCCGGTGACCGGTGTTGACGGCGTGCCAGCAGAGCAGTTTGGGCGCGCCCTCGCGTCGCTTCTGGCCGACGGACTGGTCACCGATCGCGGTGACGGCACCTTCTCGCTGTAGCGCCTAAACACCCAGGTAGCGCAGCACCGCGAGCACGCGGCGGTGGTCGGCGTCGTGGATCTCGAGGCCGAGCTTGGCGAAGATCGACGCGATGTTCTTCTCGACCGTGCGGCGGAGACAAAGAGCCGCTCGGAGATGGCCTTGTTTGAACGTCCCTCGGCCATGAGTTCGAGCACCTCGCGCTCCCGATCGGTCAGTCTCGCGAGGGTCGCGTGGCGGCCCGAGGTGGCGCCCATGAGTTGGGCGACCACCTCGGGATCGAGCACGGTGTGCCCGCGGGCTACGCGGCCCACGGCGTCCATGAACTCGTCGACGTCCGCGACCCTGTCCTTGAGCAGGTAGCCAACGCCGCGAGCGTCCCCTGCAAGCAGCTGAGAGGCGTAGCGCGTCTCCACGTACTGCGAGAACACGAGCACGGGCAGCTGTGGGTGCGCCGCGCGGAGCGCGAGGGCGGCACGCAGGCCCTCATCCGTGAACGACGGCGGCATGCGGATGTCCGTGACGACGACGTCCGTGGCCTCGCCCGCTGCCGCGCGCCGCTCGACCTCGGCGACGAGGGCCTCGCCGTCACTCACCCCGGTGACCTCGTGACCGCGGCGAGAGAGCAGCGCGACCAGTCCGTCGCGGAGCAGCGCGAGGTCCTCGGCGACGACGACGCGCAGGCCGGCCGGGGCGTCGGACGTCACCGCCCTGGACCCGTCGGCACTGTCTGGGTGGGCACTGTCACGGTCACCACAGTAGGGCCGCCCGTCGGGCTTGAGACGTCGAGAGAGCCATCGACGGCGGCCACGCGCTCGGCGAGGCCAGCGAGGCCGGTGTGCAGGCCGGTGCCGTCGGCGGGGAAGACTGCCGCCCCGCCGCGGCCATCATCGGTGACGGTGACGACCACCGCATTCGCGCCGTGCCGCGCCACGGAGAGCGCGGCGCTCGAGGCGCCGGAGTGCTTGGCGACGTTCGCGAGCAGCTCGGCCACGGCGTAGTACACGAGCGACTGCAGGACCGGCTCAAGCGGCCTGGTGGCCTCCAGCGTCGGGTCTATCGCCACCGAGACGGGAAGCGGGGAGCGGGCGGCAAGAGTCTCGAGGGCCACGGGCAGCCCGGCGTCGAGGGCCGGTGGGTGGATGCCGCGAACGATCTCGCGGAGCTCGACCAGGGTCTCCTTCGTGGCCGCGTGGGCGCTGTCTACCAGCGATGTTGCCTGCTCCAGCTCGGTGCCGGCCGCGAGGTGCGAGCGCGCCTCGCCCAACTGCATCGCGACCGCGACGAGCCTGGCCTGGGGGCCGTCATGCAGGTCGCGCTCGATGGCGCGGAGGCGAGCGTCGGCGCTAGTGACCGCGGCGGCGCGGGTGGCCCTGAGCGCGGCCACGCGCTGCCCGGTCTGCGTGGGGCCGAGGAGGGCGCGGGTCAGCACGCTGGACAGCAGCGCGAACGCGCGAACGGCCCACGGGAACACGAGCAAGAGCGCGACGCCAACGAGCGCCTGCACAGCTATGCGGAAAGGGGTGTCGATGTAGAAGTTCGTGCCCAACTGCGAGCCATGGTGCCAGGTGCCGTCCTCGGCCTGCTGGGATGTGAACCGGTACCAGACGGGGTAGGTGATGGCGCCGAGACCGGTTCCGAGGATGGTCGTCGTGACGATGGTCGAGAGCAGCGACAGCGGAAAGGTGAGGAACGTGAACAGCAGGGCGCGCCACGCGTCACCGTCCACGAAGAGGGCCCCCAGCTTTCGCCAGAATCCCTTGGGCCACACGAACTGTGCGGGGGCGGCGACGTGGGTGCCGAGGATGGTCCTGGCCATGCCCCGGTACATCGATCCCCATCCGCGGGCGCCCAACAGCACCACGCCGCCAACATAGAGGCCAACGACGGTCCACACGAGGCTCACGGACAGCGTGAGGAACCCGATCACGTACGCGAGCGCGAACGGCGAGAGCAGCAGGGTGAGCCACAGGTAGCTGAACTCGAGCCACGTGCGGCGAGAGAACAGCGCGGTCAGGAAGGGGACGCGGGTGGGGGCCTTTGCCTCGAAGTCCACGGGCGCTGCGGTCATGGTTGTCATGGTTCCAGGGTCTCGCCGGCGGCGCTCGCGCGGAATGGGGATGACCGCCGTGCGCTAGGGGGTTAACCCCCGTCTCCGTCTGGTGGCAGGATCGGCGCATGGAAAACAGCACCATTCGTCGAGGGCTCGTGGTGCTCGTGCTCGCGACCTGCACGATGCTGGGGCTGTGGTGGCTGGCCGATCACCTCAAGGGCGACGCGGAGCCGACGCCGAGCGCGACTCTCACCGCCGTGTCCTAGGGGCTGTCTCACCCTAGGAGTGGTGCGTGCCCTCCACGGCGTGGGGCTCGATGGCGGCGATGTCGTCGTCGGTGAGCTCGGGGTAGTACAGCGCGCCTACGGTGTCCTTGAGCTGGGCGACCGAACTCGCCCCCACGATCGCCGACGTGGTGCGGCCCTTGCGCAGCACCCACTGAACGGCGAGCTGGGCCAGGCTCTGGCCGCGGCCCTCGGCGATCGCGTTGAGGGCTCGCGTGCGCTCGAGGTAGGTCTCCGTGATCTGCTTCGTGTTGAGGAAGGGTGAGTGGGTAGCGCGGCTGCCCTCGGGCACGCCGTTGAGGTAGCGCGCGGTGAGCATGCCCTGTGCGAGCGGGGAGAACACCGTGGAGCCGACGCCGAACTCGTCGAGGGTGTCCAGCAGCCCCTGTTCCGGCGAGCGCTGGTACATGTTGTACGGGAACTGGTGCACCAGCAGAGGCGTGCCGAGATCGCGGAGGATCTGCGCGGCCTCGCGGGTAGCGTCGGGCCCGTAGTTGGAGATGCCGGCGTACAGCGCGCGCCCCGAGCGAACCGCCTGGTCCAGCGCCATCATCGACTCCTCGATGGGCGTGTCAGGGTCCGGGCGGTGGTGGTAGAAGATGTCCACATACTCGAGGCCCATGCGCTTGAGTGATGCGTCGAGGGAGCTCAGCAGGTACTTGCGCGAGCCCCACTCGCCGTACGGCCCGGGGTGCATGTAGTAGCCGGCCTTGGTCGCGATGACGATCTCGTCGCGGTAGGGCGCAAGGTCGCTGCTAAGGATGCGGCCGAAGTTCTCCTCGGCGCTGCCCGCGGGCGGGCCGTAGTTGTTCGCGAGGTCAAAGTGCGTGACGCCCATGTCGAAGGCCGCGCGGATGATGTCGCGCTGGGTGTCCAGCGGGTTGGCGCCGCCGAAGTTCTGCCACAGACCAAGGCTCACCCCGGGAAGCCTCAGGCCGCTGCGGCCCAGGCGGCGGTACTGCATCTCGTCGTACCGGGCTTCGTTGGCGAGGTAGGGGTCGTTAACCATGTGGTCAGCCTATGCCCGACGCGGTTCCTAGTTGTTGCCGAAGAGGTCGTCTACGGGGGTCACGTAGAACGCGCACTCGTTGATGTCTCCGGTGCCAATTGCCACCAAGTTCCCGCGCGCGAGCATGTTCCAGCAGCTGTATACGCCGGTAGTGGCGACGCCGTCCGCCTGACGGACCGCGTAGACACCGCCTGAACCGCCCTTGTAGGGGTGGGTCTGCACGAGCAGGAATCCGTCCGGCATGAACAGTTGTGCTGCGGGATTGTCGGTGGGCAACTCCGTCTGGTGGTCCTCTCCACCTGCCCGCCAGACGACGGTAGTCGGCCGAGTCGCGCTCAGCACGTCAGCGACTGAATCGCCGCACGACACCGCGAAGATGTCCGAGGCGTCTCCGCTCGCGGGCGCGAGCCGAGTGGTCGCGACCGTGCCACCGCCTCCCCACCTCGCGGTCCACTGGCCCCGTGGTGCCGCCGTGTCCAGGCCAACGTATCCGGAATAGCCGATGATGTCTTCGCCGTCGTCGGCGCACAGGTCGCGATACGTGGTCGGCACGGAGACCTCGTCCGGGCCCACGAGCGCGCCCTTGCCGGTCGCTGGGTCGATTTCGTAGACGCCCGCATACTGTCCAGAAACGACGATCCCTGAGGCCACCGCATGGATAGGTCCCAGGCCCAAGTAGGGTGCCTCGCCGTCTACCGTTACCGCGGGCAGCGGCTTCAGTTCGCCAGACCGGCTCCCAAAGTAGAAGGATCCTGCGGGGACACCCTCGGTCGCGCTGTCGAGGGTCACGCTTGCGATGCGCACCGCTATCTTGTCGCCATTGAGATCGGCCCACGCCGCGCTCTCGAGGTTCGAAGACACTTTCTTTGGCGCGAGCAGCGACGTGCGTTCGCCCGTTGGACTCACCAAAGCTACGCCGGGCTCCTCGCCCGCCCAGATCGTCCAGCCTTCGCGCGTTCCCGTGCCGACAACTTCCTTCGCATGGAGGTGATACGAAATGAGGGCAGCGCCGTCGCCATCGATTGCGAGCACCTCCTCGCCCCGCGACCGCTGCGCGATCAGCCGCGCGTCAGCGGGTAGCCCTGACGCCGCTGGTGGCGGCGATGGGGTAAGGCTCGGCACGGCATCGCCGTCATTTGGACCGAGGCTGCAGGCAGTGAGCACTGTCACCGCGACGAACCCCACCGCCATGGCCGTCAGCTGCCAACGGATCATGGGTTGACTGTAGCGATATGAGCATGCGAAAGGGCCCCCGGAACGTTCCAGGGGCCCTTTCGTGAGCGTCGGGCATGCCCGACGACGTTGCTAGCTTTCGCTTCCAGCCGCCTCTGCGGCGGGAGCCTTCTCGGCAGCAGAGGGGGCAACCCCTGCGGCGACCGGCTCCTCGACGACGTCGTCCTTGTCCACGCCCTCGAACGTGAACTCGGCGGCCTCGCCCTCACCCTCCGCGTCCACGCGGATGATCTGGCCAGCGTTGAGCTCGCCGAACAGGATCTTCTCGGACAACGGGTCCTCGATCTCGCGCTGCAGGGCGCGGCGCAGCGGCCGCGCGCCCAGCACGGGGTCGTAGCCCTTGTCCGCGAGCGCGCGCTTGGCGGCAAGGGTGAGTTCGATGCCCATGTCCTTGTCCTTCATGCGCTCGTCGAGGCGGGCAACCATGAGGTCCACGATCTGAACGATCTCCTCCTGCGTGAGCTGCGGGAAGACCACGACGTTGTCGACGCGGTTGAGGAACTCCGGCTTGAAGTGCTCCTTCAGCTTCGTGTTCACCAGCTTGACCATCTCGTCGTAGCTCTGCGCGAGCTCCGACGTGAGCGCGAAGCCCGTGGCCTGGCGACGCGAGATCGCGTCGGCGCCCAGGTTGGTGGTCATGATGATGATGGTGTTCTTGAAGTTCACCTCACGGCCCTGAGCATCGGTGAGCTTGCCGTCCTCGAGGATCTGCAGCAGCGAGTTGAAGATGTCCGGGTGGGCCTTCTCCACCTCGTCGAAGAGGACAACGGAGAACGGCTTGCGGCGCACCTTCTCGGTGAGCTGGCCGCCCTCCTCGAAGCCCACGTAGCCGGGAGGGGCGCCGAAGAGGCGAGCAACGGTGT
It encodes:
- a CDS encoding sensor domain-containing protein; the encoded protein is MTTMTAAPVDFEAKAPTRVPFLTALFSRRTWLEFSYLWLTLLLSPFALAYVIGFLTLSVSLVWTVVGLYVGGVVLLGARGWGSMYRGMARTILGTHVAAPAQFVWPKGFWRKLGALFVDGDAWRALLFTFLTFPLSLLSTIVTTTILGTGLGAITYPVWYRFTSQQAEDGTWHHGSQLGTNFYIDTPFRIAVQALVGVALLLVFPWAVRAFALLSSVLTRALLGPTQTGQRVAALRATRAAAVTSADARLRAIERDLHDGPQARLVAVAMQLGEARSHLAAGTELEQATSLVDSAHAATKETLVELREIVRGIHPPALDAGLPVALETLAARSPLPVSVAIDPTLEATRPLEPVLQSLVYYAVAELLANVAKHSGASSAALSVARHGANAVVVTVTDDGRGGAAVFPADGTGLHTGLAGLAERVAAVDGSLDVSSPTGGPTVVTVTVPTQTVPTGPGR
- a CDS encoding aldo/keto reductase, whose translation is MVNDPYLANEARYDEMQYRRLGRSGLRLPGVSLGLWQNFGGANPLDTQRDIIRAAFDMGVTHFDLANNYGPPAGSAEENFGRILSSDLAPYRDEIVIATKAGYYMHPGPYGEWGSRKYLLSSLDASLKRMGLEYVDIFYHHRPDPDTPIEESMMALDQAVRSGRALYAGISNYGPDATREAAQILRDLGTPLLVHQFPYNMYQRSPEQGLLDTLDEFGVGSTVFSPLAQGMLTARYLNGVPEGSRATHSPFLNTKQITETYLERTRALNAIAEGRGQSLAQLAVQWVLRKGRTTSAIVGASSVAQLKDTVGALYYPELTDDDIAAIEPHAVEGTHHS